Proteins from a genomic interval of Lolium perenne isolate Kyuss_39 chromosome 1, Kyuss_2.0, whole genome shotgun sequence:
- the LOC127294262 gene encoding uncharacterized protein, protein MEALVVRRLGDPTLPPGGDDSPFEAISGEQPVPELSSRTSVRVRVAATSLNFANFLQVQGKYQEQPPLPFVPGSDYAGVVDAVGPGVRKFRPGDRVCSLASVGSFAEFIVTEEKGLFAVPDGCDLVAAGALPVAFGTSHLALVHRAQLKSGQVLLVLGAAGGVGVSAVQIGKVSGAIVIAVARGIEKLHYLKSIGADHVIDSSKENVIESAKSFLKARGLKGVDVLYDPVGGKLAQDSLKLLNWGAHILLIGFASGDVPVIRANVALVKNWTIHGLYWGSYLIHRPAVLIDSLNELLSWLSKGLITAKISHTYRLPEAHLAFAALRDRKAVGKVMLVMGSSAKSRL, encoded by the exons ATGGAGGCGCTCGTGGTGCGGCGGCTCGGTGACCCCACGCTACCACCCGGCGGCGACGACTCGCCGTTCGAGGCCATCTCCGGTGAACAACCTGTTCCGGAGCTCTCGTCGCGGACGTCTGTGCGGGTGCGTGTGGCGGCGACCAGCCTCAACTTCGCGAACTTCCTGCAGGTGCAGGGCAAGTACCAGGAGCAACCCCCGCTGCCCTTCGTGCCAGGGTCAGACTACGCTGGAGTCGTCGACGCCGTCGGCCCCGGCGTGCGCAAATTCCGGCCCGGTGACCGGGTCTGCTCCCTCGCCAGCGTCGGGTCCTTTGCCGAGTTCATCGTCACCGAGGAGAAGGGGCT ATTCGCGGTGCCTGATGGATGTGACCTGGTTGCTGCTGGAGCATTACCTGTTGCATTTGGTACATCACACTTGGCCCTTGTCCACAGGGCTCAACTGAAGTCTGGTCAG GTGCTACTTGTACTTGGTGCTGCCGGCGGTGTTGGGGTATCTGCTGTACAAATAGGAAAAGTTAGTGGTGCTATTGTTATTGCGGTTGCCAG GGGAATTGAGAAATTGCACTATCTCAAGTCCATAGGAGCTGATCATGTGATTGACTCGAGCAAGGAGAATGTTATTGAGAGTGCCAAGTCCTTTTTAAAGGCTAGAGGCCTCAAAGGTGTTGACGTTTTATATGATCCTGTTGGGGGCAAACTTGCTCAAGATAGTTTGAAACTTCTCAATTGGGGTGCACATATTCTGCTCATTGGATTTGCTAGTGGAGATGTTCCAGTTATTCGAGCTAATGTTGCACTTGTTAAG AACTGGACAATTCATGGTCTGTACTGGGGAAGCTACTTAATTCATCGGCCAGCAGTACTCATTGACTCACTCAACGAACTTCTGTCATGGCTCTCAAAGGGTTTGATAACAGCTAAAATCTCACACACCTACAGGCTCCCAGAG GCTCATCTCGCTTTTGCTGCCTTGAGAGATAGGAAGGCCGTTGGTAAAGTCATGCTTGTTATGGGCTCATCAGCAAAATCAAGACTTTGA
- the LOC127294271 gene encoding putative pentatricopeptide repeat-containing protein At5g08310, mitochondrial translates to MALRRLARVPASSSSSSFLRSLSAVAPPSGDPSSAPPSNLTHHLLDEFARPRASRDADRLRRLAAHLTAPAAESVLVRLPSWRHALDFFSWADQQPGFRHSCYSLNAMASRLPRHQSAHLERLATRALAAGCSMTPGALGFLLRCLGAAGLPDTASLVFDGARTHLGCAPNSYSFNCLLDALAKAGRADDAEARLREMVATCGEGSVDKYTLTSLLQCYCNAGRPDGADGVFQRMSQRGWVDERVLTMLAVAFSKWGKVDGAVELLGRMEALGMRPSEKTLSVLVHGFVKQRRVDKAIEMFDKMAVYGFVADLSMYSVLIEGLCKDKEIGKAVKLFEDMKGSEVAPDVRLLKKMVEAFCHEGDFAIVGPFINENAVQLKPSGVIALYNVLLEGLVNHGQVDAAYQLLTSMICGVREISEGLTDGAHAVDTGQDVKPNSDSFNIVVCGLCKVKKLDDALALIKDMVSFGCKGKLLMFNDLIYELCNLDRLDEGYELLNQMKDLGVIPSEFTYNSLFYGICRRKDPNGALDLLREMRTNGHKPWIKNCTEMVQQLCFSGRITEALEFLEQMLKMGFLPDIVTYSAAMNGLCKAGEVDNALGIFRDISAKYYLPDVVAHNILINGFRISGKLNEAQEIMEEMLEKGLFPSIVTYNLMIDVWCKSGNIEKAVDCLNKMVDEEESPTVVTYTSLIDGLCTAGRPDEAIGFWHKMSDKGCAPNKIAYSAFVNGLCKCGRVETALTYYDEMMTKGFELDTFSCLYFINVLISNGNATKGCELLKEILQKDMTHSDDLKMVGLVNKAVEELSKDGRTSPDISILVENGLISRAQVLHKKDGNN, encoded by the coding sequence ATGGCTCTCCGCCGCCTCGCCCGCGTgccggcgtcctcctcctcctcctccttcctccggTCCTTGTCTGCCGTTGCTCCACCGTCGGGAGATCCCTCGTCGGCGCCCCCGTCCAACCTCACCCACCACCTGCTCGACGAATTCGCTCGCCCGCGCGCCTCCCGCGACGCGGaccgcctccgccgcctcgcCGCCCACCTCACCGCTCCGGCTGCCGAGTCCGTCCTCGTGCGCCTCCCCTCCTGGCGCCACGCGCTAGACTTCTTCAGCTGGGCCGACCAGCAGCCGGGCTTCCGCCACTCCTGCTACTCGCTCAACGCCATGGCCTCACGCCTGCCGCGCCACCAATCCGCTCACCTTGAACGCCTCGCCACTAGAGCGCTCGCCGCGGGCTGCTCCATGACGCCTGGCGCGCTGGGGTTCCTTCTCCGCTGCCTCGGTGCCGCCGGACTTCCTGACACCGCCTCGCTCGTCTTTGACGGCGCGAGGACGCACCTCGGCTGCGCGCCCAACTCGTACTCCTTCAACTGCCTTCTTGACGCCCTGGCCAAGGCAGGCCGTGCAGACGATGCGGAGGCAAGGCTCCGGGAgatggtggcgacgtgtggtgaGGGAAGTGTTGATAAGTACACGCTCACCTCGCTGCTGCAGTGCTACTGCAATGCAGGTCGTCCAGATGGCGCCGATGGCGTGTTCCAGAGGATGAGCCAGCGTGGGTGGGTGGACGAGCGTGTGCTCACGATGCTGGCAGTGGCTTTCAGCAAGTGGGGAAAAGTGGACGGGGCGGTCGAGCTACTGGGGAGGATGGAGGCACTGGGGATGAGGCCAAGCGAGAAGACATTGAGCGTGCTAGTCCATGGGTTTGTAAAGCAGCGCAGGGTTGATAAAGCCATTGAAATGTTTGACAAGATGGCCGTTTATGGGTTTGTCGCCGATCTGTCGATGTACAGTGTGTTAATTGAGGGTCTCTGCAAGGACAAAGAAATAGGAAAAGCGGTAAAATTATTTGAGGACATGAAGGGCAGTGAGGTTGCTCCTGATGTCCGCTTGCTCAAGAAGATGGTTGAGGCATTCTGCCATGAAGGAGATTTTGCCATTGTTGGCCCGTTTATCAATGAAAATGCCGTGCAGTTGAAACCTAGCGGTGTTATTGCACTGTACAATGTGCTATTAGAAGGACTTGTTAACCACGGGCAGGTAGATGCAGCTTATCAGTTGCTCACCTCAATGATATGTGGTGTTCGGGAGATTAGTGAAGGTTTGACTGATGGTGCACATGCGGTTGATACCGGTCAGGATGTTAAGCCAAACTCTGATTCCTTCAACATTGTTGTGTGTGGCCTTTGTAAGGTTAAGAAGCTGGATGATGCCTTAGCTCTTATAAAGGACATGGTTAGCTTTGGCTGCAAGGGAAAGCTATTGATGTTTAATGATTTGATCTATGAGTTGTGCAATCTAGATAGGTTAGATGAAGGATACGAATTGCTTAACCAAATGAAGGATCTTGGTGTGATACCCTCGGAGTTCACATACAATTCGTTATTTTATGGCATTTGCAGGAGAAAAGATCCAAATGGTGCTCTTGATTTACTGAGGGAGATGCGCACAAATGGACATAAACCATGGATAAAGAACTGCACAGAGATGGTGCAACAACTTTGCTTCAGTGGCAGGATAACAGAAGCCCTTGAATTTCTAGAACAAATGCTCAAAATGGGTTTTCTTCCTGACATAGTGACATACTCCGCTGCCATGAATGGACTGTGTAAAGCCGGTGAGGTGGACAATGCGTTAGGGATCTTCCGTGACATTTCTGCCAAATATTATCTTCCTGATGTGGTAGCACATAATATCTTGATAAATGGGTTTCGTATATCAGGTAAATTGAACGAGGCACAAGAAATTATGGAGGAGATGTTGGAGAAGGGCCTGTTTCCTTCTATTGTTACCTACAACCTTATGATTGATGTTTGGTGCAAGTCTGGAAATATTGAAAAAGCGGTTGATTGCTTAAATAAAATGGTTGATGAAGAAGAGTCACCAACAGTAGTTACATATACAAGCTTGATAGATGGACTCTGTACTGCTGGAAGACCTGACGAAGCCATTGGTTTTTGGCACAAAATGAGTGATAAAGGTTGTGCACCAAATAAGATAGCATATAGCGCTTTTGTAAATGGATTGTGCAAGTGTGGTCGAGTAGAGACTGCACTGACCTACTATGACGAGATGATGACGAAAGGTTTTGAGTTAGATACTTTTTCCTGCTTATATTTTATAAATGTTTTGATATCAAATGGAAATGCCACTAAAGGATGTGAGCTTTTGAAAGAGATTCTCCAAAAAGACATGACACACAGTGATGATTTGAAGATGGTTGGACTAGTAAATAAAGCAGTTGAAGAGCTTTCTAAAGATGGAAGAACTTCTCCAGATATCAGCATACTTGTAGAGAATGGTTTAATTTCAAGGGCTCAAGTTTTGCACAAGAAAGATGGAAACAACTGA